A stretch of Henckelia pumila isolate YLH828 chromosome 4, ASM3356847v2, whole genome shotgun sequence DNA encodes these proteins:
- the LOC140860587 gene encoding uncharacterized protein: MSMLGEWISASNRNELPQDQAALNNNTCRWTPPPPGFLKCNIDAAFFEDINQAAGVGMVVRDEEGLINVLLEVDAQQVYYAVKAKYNDLTEFGGIIDNCRNFLAIQPSLSVHFVRRQANEVAHVLARHSHYYVSPCVWVEAPYFIGELLTMYYANSNP, from the exons ATGAGCATGTTAGGTGAATGGATTTCTGCTTCTAATAGAAATGAGTTACCACAAGATCAAGCTGCTTTGAACAACAACACTTGTCGATGGACACCACCACCTCctggttttttaaaatgtaataTCGATGCAGCATTCTTTGAGGACATTAATCAGGCTGCTGGTGTAGGAATGGTGGTGCGAGATGAAGAAG GTTTGATCAACGTCCTTTTAGAAGTAGATGCACAACAGGTCTACTATGCAGTTAAGGCAAAATATAATGATCTTACAGAGTTTGGAGGCATCATTGATAATTGTAGAAATTTTCTAGCAATACAACCAAGTCTCTCAGTTCATTTTGTTCGTAGACAAGCTAATGAGGTTGCCCATGTGCTAGCTAGGCATTCTCATTATTATGTTAGCCCTTGTGTTTGGGTGGAGGCACCATATTTTATTGGTGAGCTCTTGACTATGTATTATGCCAATTCTAATCCTTGA
- the LOC140860588 gene encoding uncharacterized protein, whose product MKNSNNDRDQEREDVPKFDAEEPIDMVHAAFDSYAENPTTFKNLLEDAEKPLYPGCSKFTRLSAVVKLFNLKAKYSWSDKSCTDLLNLLGEMLPDDNELPLSFYDAKKSLCALGITYEKIHACPNDCILYRKEYEDMNSCPTCGMSRWKMGQKDTIKEGVPAKVLWYFPPILRFVRMFRNKEFSKELTWHADKRLNDGYLRHPADAPSWKLVDHKWPNFAADSRNLRLAISADGINPHGMMSSTYSCWPVLMITYNLPPWLCMKRKFMMLTMLISGPKQPGNDIDVYLAPLIDDLKFLWDTGVEAYDAYRQETFSLRVVLLWTINDFPAYGNMSGCIVKGYHACPICGEETYSTRLKHSRKMSYTGHRRFLPANHPYRRQRKAFNGYQEFNPAPKPLSGDEVLKKVDGIHCHWGKMRKKIQSTKDDVKPSFKKKSIFFELEYWKHLYVRHVLDVMHIEKNVCESLLGTLLDIPGKTKDGIAARLDLAEMNLRTDLAPVMGEKKSFLPAACYTLTKDEKRKILNSLCGMQLPTCYSSNVKNFVSMKDLKLVGLKSHDYHTLMQQLLPVAIRGVLPKHVRDSITRLCFFFNELCNKVMDPSKLDELQREIVIILCLLEKYFPPSFFDIMIHLTVHLVREVKLCGPVWYRYMYPFERYMKILKGYVRNRNRPEGCMDECYIAEEAVEFCSDYLGSLHTIGIPTSHRQIELTKPLSAAIVQSIAEDELQQAHRYVLENDVDTDRYIE is encoded by the coding sequence ATGAAGAACTCAAATAATGATCGTGATCAAGAAAGGGAAGATGTACCAAAGTTTGACGCCGAGGAACCAATAGATATGGTACATGCTGCATTTGATAGTTATGCTGAGAATCCAACCACATTCAAAAATCTACTTGAAGATGCTGAGAAACCTTTATATCCTGGATGCAGTAAATTTACAAGGTTATCTGCAGTTGTaaaattattcaacttgaaaGCCAAATATAGTTGGAGTGACAAAAGTTGCACCGACCTACTCAATTTGTTAGGAGAAATGCTTCCAGATGACAACGAATTGCCTTTATCTTTCTACGATGCAAAGAAAAGCTTGTGTGCATTAGGGATTACTTATGAGAAAATCCATGCTTGCCCTAATGATTGCATCTTATACCGGAAGGAGTATGAGGATATGAACAGTTGTCCTACTTGTGGGATGTCAAGGTGGAAGATGGGCCAAAAAGATACAATAAAGGAAGGAGTTCCTGCAAAGGTTCTATGGTACTTCCCTCCAATTCTGAGATTTGTACGAATGTTTCGGAATAAGGAGTTTTCCAAGGAGCTGACTTGGCATGCTGATAAAAGACTTAATGACGGATACTTACGCCATCCAGCTGATGCACCTTCTTGGAAATTAGTAGATCACAAGTGGCCAAATTTTGCTGCTGATTCAAGAAATCTTAGATTGGCCATTTCAGCTGACGGGATCAATCCCCATGGTATGATGAGTTCTACATATAGTTGTTGGCCAGTTTTAATGATCACTTACAATCTTCCCCCGTGGTTGTGTATGAAGAGAAAATTTATGATGCTCACAATGTTGATTTCTGGTCCCAAACAACCAGGAAATGATATCGATGTTTACTTAGCACCTCTAATCGATGACTTGAAATTCCTATGGGATACAGGTGTTGAAGCATATGATGCATATAGACAAGAAACCTTCTCGCTCAGAGTTGTCTTGCTGTGGACCATCAATGACTTTCCTGCATATGGAAACATGTCAGGATGTATTGTGAAAGGATATCACGCATGTCCGATTTGTGGTGAAGAAACATATTCAACAAGGTTGAAACATAGCAGGAAAATGTCGTACACAGGCCATAGAAGGTTTCTACCTGCAAATCATCCTTATCGAAGGCAAAGAAAGGCATTTAATGGGTACCAAGAGTTCAACCCTGCACCCAAACCATTGAGTGGCGATGAAGTGTTAAAAAAAGTCGATGGAATTCATTGTCATTGGGGAAAAATGAGAAAGAAGATTCAGTCCACGAAAGATGATGTAAAACCATCCTtcaaaaagaaatcaattttCTTTGAACTTGAGTATTGGAAACATCTATATGTTAGACATGTTCTTGATGTGATGCATATAGAAAAGAACGTCTGTGAAAGTCTTCTCGGTACGTTGCTTGACATTCCGGGAAAAACAAAGGATGGAATTGCAGCTAGATTAGACCTTGCTGAAATGAATTTGAGGACAGATTTGGCTCCAGTGATGGGGGAGAAGAAATCTTTTCTGCCAGCAGCATGTTATACACTTACAAAAGATGAGAAAAGAAAGATTTTGAATTCTTTGTGTGGAATGCAATTACCTACATGTTACTCATCCAACGTTAAAAACTTTgtttcgatgaaggacttgaaaCTTGTTGGCCTTAAGTCACACGACTACCACACTTTAATGCAGCAATTACTTCCAGTGGCCATACGTGGTGTCTTGCCCAAACATGTCAGAGACTCTATCACTCgtttgtgcttcttcttcaatGAGCTATGTAATAAAGTGATGGATCCCTCAAAGTTGGATGAGCTGCAGAGAGAGATTGTGATCATATTGTGTTTACTTGAAAAGTATtttccaccttcgttttttGACATAATGATTCATTTAACAGTTCATCTTGTGCGAGAGGTGAAATTATGTGGCCCAGTTTGGTATAGGTACATGTATCCCTTTGAAAGATACATGAAGATTTTGAAAGGTTATGTGCGAAATCGCAATAGACCGGAAGGTTGCATGGATGAATGTTATATTGCTGAAGAGGCGGTTGAATTTTGCTCAGACTATCTTGGTAGTTTGCACACAATTGGGATCCCTACAAGTCATCGACAAATAGAACTTACTAAACCTTTGTCGGCTGCAATTGTGCAATCCATTGCTGAGGATGAGTTGCAACAAGCACATCGTTATGTATTGGAAAATGATGTTGACACTGATCGCTATATTGAGTAA
- the LOC140866481 gene encoding growth-regulating factor 4-like isoform X2 — MSGTASTSTAVRVGGGAEVGYGGYRPPFTAMQWQELEHQAMIYKYLVAGLPIPPDLVVPIRRSFESISASLFHHPSLGYCSYYGKKFDPEPGRCRRTDGKKWRCSKDAHPDSKYCERHMHRGRNRSRKPVECQSTSQSLSTALSQISTGGSSNSGSFQGSSSASFQNIPFYCAVNSDGPSLGSNLTKLQMETMPYGINNKEFRYIHGLNSEANDNSFSAEASGSVGNLGLGPSSGGSNWHFIPSQVSSSPYLKQKSDSLFMDNSSSQQNMLRAVEPIDSTMPKQQLKDSFFGSESSSAGPVQHEQLPVHTFFNEWPTTKDSWSNFNDDGSSKNVFSSTQLSISIPRASRDVSPVSDYSPKDA; from the exons ATGAGTGGAACAGCATCAACATCGACGGCTGTTAGGGTGGGGGGAGGGGCGGAGGTAGGTTATGGTGGATATAGGCCACCTTTCACTGCAATGCAGTGGCAGGAGCTGGAGCACCAAGCCATGATATACAAGTATCTGGTGGCTGGCCTTCCTATCCCACCGGACCTTGTCGTGCCTATTCGTCGCAGTTTCGAGTCGATTTCTGCTAGTTTATTCCACCACCCTTCTT TGGGCTATTGTTCCTATTATGGGAAGAAGTTTGATCCCGAGCCTGGGAGATGCAGAAGGACAGACGGAAAGAAGTGGAGGTGCTCCAAAGACGCACATCCAGACTCAAAATATTGTGAGCGGCACATGCACCGAGGCCGCAACCGTTCAAGAAAGCCTGTGGAATGTCAATCTACTTCCCAGTCCTTGTCAACTGCATTGTCTCAAATCTCGACTGGGGGCAGTAGTAACAGTGGAAGCTTCCAAGGAAGCAGCAGTGCAAGCTTTCAAAACATACCATTTTACTGTGCTGTTAATTCAGATGGACCATCTCTTGGTAGCAATTTGACAAAGCTGCAGATGGAAACCATGCCCTATGGGATCAATAACAAGGAGTTCAG GTATATCCATGGGCTGAATTCTGAAGCCAATGATAATAGTTTCTCAGCAGAAGCCTCTGGAAGTGTCGGAAATTTAGGCTTGGGCCCTAGCTCAGGTGGCAGCAATTGGCATTTCATACCTTCTCAAGTTTCCTCGAGCCCCTACTTAAAACAGAAATCTGATTCCCTTTTTATGGATAACTCCTCTTCCCAACAAAACATGCTTCGTGCTGTTGAACCCATTGATTCGACCATGCCAAAACAGCAGCTGAAAGACTCGTTTTTTGGCAGTGAGAGTAGTTCAGCAGGTCCAGTACAACATGAGCAGCTTCCAGTGCATACTTTCTTCAATGAGTGGCCTACCACTAAGGATTCATGGTCCAATTTCAACGATGATGGATCCAGCAAAAATGTATTTTCATCGACTCAGCTGTCCATCTCAATTCCTCGAGCATCTCGTGATGTTTCTCCAGTGAGTGATTACTCCCCCAAAG ATGCTTGA
- the LOC140866481 gene encoding growth-regulating factor 4-like isoform X1 — protein MSGTASTSTAVRVGGGAEVGYGGYRPPFTAMQWQELEHQAMIYKYLVAGLPIPPDLVVPIRRSFESISASLFHHPSLGYCSYYGKKFDPEPGRCRRTDGKKWRCSKDAHPDSKYCERHMHRGRNRSRKPVECQSTSQSLSTALSQISTGGSSNSGSFQGSSSASFQNIPFYCAVNSDGPSLGSNLTKLQMETMPYGINNKEFRYIHGLNSEANDNSFSAEASGSVGNLGLGPSSGGSNWHFIPSQVSSSPYLKQKSDSLFMDNSSSQQNMLRAVEPIDSTMPKQQLKDSFFGSESSSAGPVQHEQLPVHTFFNEWPTTKDSWSNFNDDGSSKNVFSSTQLSISIPRASRDVSPVSDYSPKGYIFEHV, from the exons ATGAGTGGAACAGCATCAACATCGACGGCTGTTAGGGTGGGGGGAGGGGCGGAGGTAGGTTATGGTGGATATAGGCCACCTTTCACTGCAATGCAGTGGCAGGAGCTGGAGCACCAAGCCATGATATACAAGTATCTGGTGGCTGGCCTTCCTATCCCACCGGACCTTGTCGTGCCTATTCGTCGCAGTTTCGAGTCGATTTCTGCTAGTTTATTCCACCACCCTTCTT TGGGCTATTGTTCCTATTATGGGAAGAAGTTTGATCCCGAGCCTGGGAGATGCAGAAGGACAGACGGAAAGAAGTGGAGGTGCTCCAAAGACGCACATCCAGACTCAAAATATTGTGAGCGGCACATGCACCGAGGCCGCAACCGTTCAAGAAAGCCTGTGGAATGTCAATCTACTTCCCAGTCCTTGTCAACTGCATTGTCTCAAATCTCGACTGGGGGCAGTAGTAACAGTGGAAGCTTCCAAGGAAGCAGCAGTGCAAGCTTTCAAAACATACCATTTTACTGTGCTGTTAATTCAGATGGACCATCTCTTGGTAGCAATTTGACAAAGCTGCAGATGGAAACCATGCCCTATGGGATCAATAACAAGGAGTTCAG GTATATCCATGGGCTGAATTCTGAAGCCAATGATAATAGTTTCTCAGCAGAAGCCTCTGGAAGTGTCGGAAATTTAGGCTTGGGCCCTAGCTCAGGTGGCAGCAATTGGCATTTCATACCTTCTCAAGTTTCCTCGAGCCCCTACTTAAAACAGAAATCTGATTCCCTTTTTATGGATAACTCCTCTTCCCAACAAAACATGCTTCGTGCTGTTGAACCCATTGATTCGACCATGCCAAAACAGCAGCTGAAAGACTCGTTTTTTGGCAGTGAGAGTAGTTCAGCAGGTCCAGTACAACATGAGCAGCTTCCAGTGCATACTTTCTTCAATGAGTGGCCTACCACTAAGGATTCATGGTCCAATTTCAACGATGATGGATCCAGCAAAAATGTATTTTCATCGACTCAGCTGTCCATCTCAATTCCTCGAGCATCTCGTGATGTTTCTCCAGTGAGTGATTACTCCCCCAAAG GATATATATTCGAACATGTTTGA
- the LOC140864569 gene encoding uncharacterized protein, producing the protein MGSFPGHVLPGTLFFVVGMWHIWCSIVRFVSNPKSFRVRVWNPVPGFEGRFKYLELYIVAIGGFIDLCIEFLYATHLKIFVHGVLNPSHMNNFEHSGMLLMFFIFGVITLLSEKTSYLPLPEGALCFVASAAFTAEYLLFYFHSTTHKGLEGYYHFILVVLIGLCILSTIAGALMPTSFPADLCSGIAIALQGLWFYQTAFTLYGSMMPEGCRLKESEITCYSTEHEIRGEILANFQLFVLVFGVLVFVSGACIYNEQRFSHSNLTNADE; encoded by the exons ATGGGTTCTTTTCCAGGGCATGTTCTTCCTGGGACATTGTTTTTTGTTGTTGGAATGTGGCATATTTGGTGCTCAATAGTTAGGTTTGTGTCGAATCCCAAATCGTTTCGGGTCAGAGTTTGGAATCCTGTTCCAGGTTTTGAGGGGAGATTCAAGTATTTGGAGCTTTACATTGTGGCAATAGGAGGCTTCATTGATCTATGCATTGAATTTTTGTATGCAACCCATCTGAAGATCTTCGTTCATGGAGTCTTGAATCCATCTCATATGAACAATTTTGAGCACTCTGGAATGCTACTGATGTTCTTCATCTTCGGTGTTATTACACTGCTCTCAGAGAAAACAAG CTATCTTCCACTTCCAGAAGGTGCATTATGCTTCGTCGCCTCAGCAGCGTTCACAGCAGAATATCTTCTGTTCTACTTCCACTCGACTACGCACAAGGGACTTGAGGGATACTACCATTTTATCCTCGTCGTCCTTATCGGTCTGTGTATATTATCCACAATCGCTGGCGCACTCATGCCAACCAGTTTTCCAGCGGATTTATGCAGTGGCATTGCCATAGCTCTTCAAGGCCTTTGGTTCTATCAGACGGCATTCACCCTTTACGGCTCAATGATGCCGGAGGGTTGTCGCCTTAAAGAGAGCGAAATAACATGTTACTCCACAGAACACGAAATCCGTGGTGAGATACTTGCAAACTTCCAGCTATTCGTGTTGGTCTTTGGAGTTCTGGTCTTTGTTTCGGGGGCGTGCATCTATAACGAGCAAAGATTTAGCCATTCTAATCTCACGAATGCAGACGAATGA